DNA from Devosia yakushimensis:
TGCCGCCAGCCATGTGATCCGCCACCACAAGGCCTTTGGCGGGCTCGTGCTGTCGGCCAGCCATAATCCGGGTGGGCCGGATGGCGATTTCGGCATCAAGTACAATATTTCCAATGGCGGCCCGGCGCCCGAAAAGATCACCGATGCGGTGTTCGAGCGCTCCAAGGTGATCGACAGCTACAAAATCGTCGATGCGCCCGATATCGCGCTGGGGCAGATCGGCACCCAGCAGGTTGGCGACATGGTGGTCGAAGTCATCGATCCGGTGGCCGACTACGCGGCGCTGATGGAGACGCTGTTCGATTTCGATGCGATCCGCGCGCTGTTCGCCTCCGGCTTCACCATGACGTTCGACGCCATGCATGCCATTACCGGCCCCTATGCCCATGCCATTCTGGAAGGCAAGCTGGGCGCTGCCAAGGGCACAGTCGTCAATGGCACGCCATCGCCGGATTTCGGCAAGGGGCATCCCGATCCGAACCTGGTCTATTGCAAGGACATGTTCGACCTGCTGATGACGCCGGAAGGTCCCGATTTTGGTGCCGCCTCGGATGGTGACGGGGATCGCAACCTGATCATCGGCAAGAACCGGTTCGTGACGCCCTCGGACTCGCTCGCGTTGCTGGCGGCCAATGCCCATCTCGCGCCCGGCTACAAGGCCGGGATTGCCGGCATTGCCCGCTCCATGCCGACCAGCGCTGCGGCCGACCGTGTCGCCGAAAAGCTCGGCATCGAAATGCATGAAACGCCGACCGGCTGGAAGTTCTTCGGCAATCTGCTCGATGCCGGCCGGGTTACGATCTGCGGCGAGGAGAGTGCCGGCACCGGCTCCAATCACGTGCGCGAGAAGGATGGGCTCTGGGCCGTGCTGCTCTGGCTCAACATCATTGCTGCGCGCAAGCAGGGGGTGGACCAGATTGTGCGCGAGCATTGGGCTACTTACGGGCGCAACTACTATACCCGCCACGACTATGAAGAGGTCGACGCTGGTATCGCCAATAAGCTGGTCGATGACCTGCGCGCGCAATTGCCGGCGCTGCCGGGCAAGAATTTCGGCGAAGACCTGCAGGTCGCCTATGCCGACGACTTCACCTATCACGACCCGGTGGATGGTTCGACCAGCGCCAAGCAGGGTATTCGCATCGGCTTTACCGATGGTTCGCGCATCGTCTTGCGGCTGAGCGGAACCGGTACGGTCGGCGCGACGTTGCGGCTCTACCTCGAACGTTACGAAGCCGCCGGCGGACGGCACGACCTTGATACGCAGGCCGCTCTCGAGCCGCTCATCGCGCTGTCCGACACCCTGGCGGGGATCAAGCAGCGCACCGGCCGGCAGCAGCCCAGCGTCATTACCTGAATGCCGGCCGAATTGACGGCGTCAAAGCCCCGGCTCTAGATTTTTGTAGTCGCAAGTGTTCCGCGAGCATCGATTTTCGGTGCTCGCGGCTTGCCCTGATATCGGACGACTTATGAAACCAGAACTGGTCCCCAATGGCGGGACGACGGATCGACTTGGCGCAACGCTGACCGGGGAGGGCGTCAATTTCGCCGTCTATTCCGAAAGCGCCTCTGCGATCTGGGTGTCGATCTATAACGAGCAGGACGAGGAAACCGACCGGTTCGAGCTGGACGTGCATCGCGATCACATCCATGCCGGGCTCATTGCCGGGCTGGGTGCGGGAACACGCTATGGCTTGCGGGCGGACGGCGAATACAATCCCGATCAGGGGCTGTTCTTCGATCCGCAAAAGCTGCTGGTCGATCCTTATGCGAAACGCCTCGACCGGGTCTTTGTCCGTTCGCCCCGGCTGCGGCTGGATCGGGCCGAGGCGGTCGATACGGCCCCGCTGGTGCCCAAGGCCATTGTGGTTACGCCCAATGACGAATTGGTGCTGCCGCGCAAGAAGGCGCCGGGGCTGTTCTATGAAATGAATGTGCGTGGCTACACCATGCGGCACCCCAGCGTACAGGGGCCGTTGCGCGGCACTGTTGCTGCGCTGACCACCCAGCGGGTGATCGATCATCTGAAATTCATTGGCGTCGATACATTGCAACTCATGCCGACGGCGGCCTGGATCGATGAGGGGCATCTGCCCGCGCTGGGCCTGACCAATGCCTGGGGCTACAATCCGGTGGCCTATTCGGCCATTGATCCGCGCCTGGCGCCACGCGGGCCGCATGAATTGCGGAATATGACCGATCTCTACCGCAAGAACGGCATCTCGGTGATCCTGGACGTGGTTTACAACCATACCGGGGAGGGGGATGCGGATGGCCCGATGCTCAGCCTCATGGGTCTCGACGCCAAGACTTATTACCGATTTGTCGAAGTCGACGGCAAGCAGCACCTCGTCAACGATACCGGCACGGGCAATACGCTGCGCTGCGATCATCCCGCGACGCAACGGCTGGTGATCGATAGCTTGCGCTATTGGGTCGAGGAGATGGGCGTTTCCGGCTTCCGGTTCGACCTGGCGACCGTTTTGGGGCGCGAGCCGGGGTTCAATCCGAACGCCGAAATGCTCAAGAAGATCAAGGCCGATCCAATCCTGAGCCAGTGCATCCTGGTCGCCGAGCCCTGGGACCCGGGTCCCGGTGGCTATCACCTGGGCCAGTTCGGCAAGGAATTCAAAGAGCACAACGATACCTATCGCGACGAGATCCGCGGCTTCTGGCGGGGCGAGGATGGCAAGATCGGCGCGCTGGCCGGCAAGGCTGCGGGTTCGGCGGAGATTTTCGACAGCGCCGGCCGCAAGCCCAGCAATGGCGTCAACATGCTGGCCGTGCATGACGGTTTCACCCTGCGGGACCTCGTCACCTATAGCGACAAGCACAACGAGGCCAATGGCGAGGGTAATCGCGACGGGCACAACCACAATCAATCGTGGAATTGTGGCGTCGAGGGCGAGACGGATGATGCGGCCATCAATGCGGCGCGCAAGCGCGATGTGCGGGCGCTGCTGGCCACGCTTTTCCTGTCGCGCGGCACCCCGCTGTTGCAGCAGGGCGACGAAATGTTCCGCACCCAGCAGGGCAATAACAATGCCTATGCGCAGGACAATGAAATCACCTGGCTCGATTGGGAAGCCGCCGATGGGGACCTGGTGGATTTCGTCGCTGCCGTGAATGGCTTCCGCAAGGCCCATTCGGCGCTGACGCATGACCATTTCCTCACCGGCCAGGACAAGAATGGCGTGCGCGACGTGGTCTGGTTGCACCCGGAAGGGCGCGAGATGAATGAAGGCGATTGGCGCGATTCAGCCGGATCGGTGCTGGGCATGCATCTGCGCAACAAGGATGACGAGGTGCTGGTCTGGTTCAACCGCCGCGCCGAGCCGGTGGTGGCGCGCCTGCCCGAG
Protein-coding regions in this window:
- a CDS encoding alpha-D-glucose phosphate-specific phosphoglucomutase, which codes for MTVQTIKTTPYSDQKPGTSGLRKRVTVYQQPNYVENYIQAIFDSLEGFEGQTLVIGGDGRFYNDVAIQKAIRIAAANGFGKVLVGQNGLLSTPAASHVIRHHKAFGGLVLSASHNPGGPDGDFGIKYNISNGGPAPEKITDAVFERSKVIDSYKIVDAPDIALGQIGTQQVGDMVVEVIDPVADYAALMETLFDFDAIRALFASGFTMTFDAMHAITGPYAHAILEGKLGAAKGTVVNGTPSPDFGKGHPDPNLVYCKDMFDLLMTPEGPDFGAASDGDGDRNLIIGKNRFVTPSDSLALLAANAHLAPGYKAGIAGIARSMPTSAAADRVAEKLGIEMHETPTGWKFFGNLLDAGRVTICGEESAGTGSNHVREKDGLWAVLLWLNIIAARKQGVDQIVREHWATYGRNYYTRHDYEEVDAGIANKLVDDLRAQLPALPGKNFGEDLQVAYADDFTYHDPVDGSTSAKQGIRIGFTDGSRIVLRLSGTGTVGATLRLYLERYEAAGGRHDLDTQAALEPLIALSDTLAGIKQRTGRQQPSVIT
- the glgX gene encoding glycogen debranching protein GlgX, translated to MKPELVPNGGTTDRLGATLTGEGVNFAVYSESASAIWVSIYNEQDEETDRFELDVHRDHIHAGLIAGLGAGTRYGLRADGEYNPDQGLFFDPQKLLVDPYAKRLDRVFVRSPRLRLDRAEAVDTAPLVPKAIVVTPNDELVLPRKKAPGLFYEMNVRGYTMRHPSVQGPLRGTVAALTTQRVIDHLKFIGVDTLQLMPTAAWIDEGHLPALGLTNAWGYNPVAYSAIDPRLAPRGPHELRNMTDLYRKNGISVILDVVYNHTGEGDADGPMLSLMGLDAKTYYRFVEVDGKQHLVNDTGTGNTLRCDHPATQRLVIDSLRYWVEEMGVSGFRFDLATVLGREPGFNPNAEMLKKIKADPILSQCILVAEPWDPGPGGYHLGQFGKEFKEHNDTYRDEIRGFWRGEDGKIGALAGKAAGSAEIFDSAGRKPSNGVNMLAVHDGFTLRDLVTYSDKHNEANGEGNRDGHNHNQSWNCGVEGETDDAAINAARKRDVRALLATLFLSRGTPLLQQGDEMFRTQQGNNNAYAQDNEITWLDWEAADGDLVDFVAAVNGFRKAHSALTHDHFLTGQDKNGVRDVVWLHPEGREMNEGDWRDSAGSVLGMHLRNKDDEVLVWFNRRAEPVVARLPEGNWAVGVQSDSMVDVAFSEGTATLTPRSVVALVRA